gccaggacgcctgggttctgtcctggctctgggaggggagtggggttgagtggttagagcaggatgagggggggctgggagtcaggactcctgggttctgtacgtctgctggctgtggggaagccactgccccgctctgtgcctcagtttctccatgtcCCATTCGCTCCTTGAGGCTGCCAATGAgagccaggggggagggggccggtAGCTTGGGCGCCTGTGCAGAGGGGGTGAGTGCCTCGACCCGCCAGCCTGGGTGCCCCTGACATGTGGCTGCTCCGGTTCCCAGATCGCAGCGAAGCTGGAGCCGCtgggcgaggaggaggaggagacccgCGCCGACCTGAACCCCTGCCGCCGGCAGCCTTCGGGCTGCACCATCTTCCTGGGCTTCACCTCCAACCTCATCAGCTCGGGCATCCGCGAGACCATCCGCTACCTGGTGCAGCACAACATGGTATGgcccacgcccctcccccccacgcccccgGTCACTGAGcactgcgcccccccaccccccgtgtccCTTGGCACTGAGCACCTGTGTCCCCGAGGACCCCTCCCAGAGCTCGGCTCTGACACCCAGGCAGCTGCCATATCCCCCATTCCCTTCAaccccagtgctgggctctgACACCCGAACAGCAGCCACCCCGCCGACCCTTCAGCTGGGGGCTCCCAGCACTGGAGTCCCAGGGTGGAGGGGTCTGACAGGCAGGGGTCCCTGTGCCGCGCAGGTGGACGTGCTGGTCACCACAGCAGGCGGCGTGGAAGAGGATCTCATCAAATGCCTGGCACCTACCTACGTGGGGGAATTCAGCCTGCGGGGGAAGGAGCTTCGGCAGAGCGGGATCAACAGGTActgggggccggggggctgcTCTGGTCTAGCCTGGCGCGCGCATGGCTgggaagcaggactcctgggttctctgggaggggattgggatttagtggttagaggggggcggggctgggagccaggactcctgggttctgtccctggtttgggaggagagtggggtctaggggttagagtgGGGAGGCTGCGAGTCAGGAACTGATGCTCTAAAGGTAAAAGGCTCCATCTCCTGTTCCTAGCCACTCCGCCAGAATCCTCTCTGCTCCTCCCGATCTGTGGGGATCAGGACATGCCAGCTGTGTCCCTGTTccttggggcagagtggggcttgTGGAGAGGCTGAGTCCagctgtttttttgggggggcgggggctgaacCTGCTTGTTTCTCTCCAGGATCGGGAACCTGCTGGTGCCCAACGACAACTACTGCAAGTTCGAAGACTGGCTCATGCCCATCCTGGACCAGATGGTCGCTGAGCAGAATGTGGAGGTgagagccagggggtgggggaagcttcaGGGGAGGCCGTGTCCCAGGGGAGGGGATGGTGCTGGGCCTCTAGGACACTGGGAAAGCCTCTGACCTGATCCCTACTCaacccccccactctccctgccAAAATACTTGGCATGTGTAGATGGGAGGGGAGTGGTTAGagaaaggggggctgggagttaggacgcttgggttctatccctggctctgggaatgGAGTGGGGGGTCTAGTGGGTTGAGCAGAGGGTGGGTGGGGCACTGGGAGTCAAGACTCTTGGGTTCGATCTCTTGGGAGAGTCACGtccctccatgcctcagtttccctatctgtaccgTAATGGGGAGAGCAGGTGAACGTCGATAACTCCCTCTtagctggggggggacagggcaggggttgggtCGGGTCAcccagccaggaggggggtggttTCACCACAGCTTTGGCCCTTGGGTCCTACAGGGTGTGAAATGGACCCCATCCAAGATGATCGCACGGCTGGGCAAGGAAATAAACAACCCTGAATCGGTCTATTACTGGGCACAGAAGgtcagtttttttgggggggatcctGTTCATTTCCCCACTGGGGTTCAGGCTAACCTTTTCCAGGCTAGGATTTGACTGTTAGCTGAACCATACCGccatctaccccccccccccccgcccctccctctcTGGGAGAGCCTGGGTGACCGGCTGGTtggagtgctgcccctttaaaAGCAGGCTAGATAACTCAGAATTCGGCCACATCCCCCTGGGTTCCACCCGGTCTGGCGGGGGGGATCAGCAGCTTGTTCCCTGGGTCTTCAGCCCTTCCGCATGGGGGGGCCAATCCATAGCACCCCCCCCCATCACGGGGGGAACAAATCTCTCCCATCTCTTGCTATATGTCCATGCAGCACCTGACACaacaggggccctgatctcagtcgggggaggaggggggttctAGGCTCTACCATAATATAGTGGCCCTGCTCCTCCACAAATACTACTTTTAGGGagactcttcccccccctcccccccaaaagggTGTTGTTCTACCCTCAGCCCACCCAATCAATTGCCACAGGGGGAACTAACCCAAACTCCCCCTCCCgtctcctctgccctgccccacgctccctgccccactcatGTGCCCCTTTGCAGAACAACATCCCGGTGCTGAGCCCGGCCCTGACGGACGGATCCCTGGGGGACATGATCTTCTTCCACTCCTACAAGAACCCCGGTTTGGTGCTGGACATTGTGGAAGGTGATTGTCTCCTTCCCCCCAGGCATgggcctttctctgcagcatcctGATTTCTCAGCCCCCTGGCTTAGACTGGGCAGGAATCGCAGGCCCAATgcctgcagtgctggggggattcctagtgtgtgtgggggacccCCTTCAAATCGAGCTCTAGGGAACCCTCCCTGAATTACCGCAGAGCGTACAGATTGTCCCCCTGCTgaggctccccaccccagacaaGGTGCAgaggggctcctgggttctagcccagctCGGGGAGGGCAGTGGGATTTAATGgtttaaggcaggggagggggcagggcagggcaggactcctgggtcctcttcCTGGGTGGGAGCAGGCAGCAGGAAGAAGGGGGTCACTGTGGTCTCTTTCTCTCGGCAGATCTCCGGCTGATCAACACCCAGGCCATCTTCGCCAAGAAGACTGGCATGATCATCTTGGGAGGGGGCCTGGTCAAACACCACATCGCCAACGCCAACCTGATGGTGAGGGAGGGCTCGGGCTGGGATGGTGGGTGTGTCCCTGCTGGCTGGGCTGGTGGGGGCCTGCCTGCCTGGCCGCTGCCCCCCACTGGCTGGGCTCGTGTGTGTTAACCCAGGTGTATCTAAGAGCCCTGCGATAGCTTTAGGTCCAACATTCATTTGGGGGATTAAATTGATCACCTCAAACTGCACATTCCCTCCCCCTGtcctgcttggggagggggctgggagaaaCCCACCCTGGGCTCACGCTCCCTCTCCGCCTTGCAGAGAAACGGGGCCGACTACGCCGTCTATGTTAACACGGCACAGGAGTTCGACGGCTCCGACTCGGGGGCCCGGCCAGACGAGGCGGTGTCCTGGGGGAAGATCCGCATGGACGCCAAGCCCGTGAAGGTGGGCATGGAGATCTGGAGGGTGGCTGTGtttgggggttggggagctggAGGGATTGGGGGACGCGGGGGTGGAGATCTGGGTGACTGCACTCATGTCCCTGGTCGCTCTCCTGGTGGCAGGTTTACGCCGACGCCTCCCTGGTTTTCCCGCTGCTGGTGGCTGAGACCTTCGCCCAGAAAGCCAGCGCCTTTGCCTCCGAGAAGCAGCACGACTGagaccccccagcccagcagggccctggactggggcGCAGCGTGGGGAGTCCTAGGCCCCAGGAACAAATGGGCTCGTACCCAAGCCCAgtttcctctctcccctgcccatcACCAGAgactgcccccctctccccccgcctctgcccctgTGTCTGTGCCGGGATcgcagggaagtgggagagggtcTGGCTTTATCCCTTTCCCTCTCTATAACCCCCTGCTTCCAAATTCACAAAGGCTGGGGCGTGCCTGGGCGTCAGAACTCCTGGTTCgagtcctg
The genomic region above belongs to Malaclemys terrapin pileata isolate rMalTer1 chromosome 23, rMalTer1.hap1, whole genome shotgun sequence and contains:
- the DHPS gene encoding deoxyhypusine synthase, giving the protein MERAGEGFPAAAVAAVLKPSAGLPEASLQVRGYDFDRGLDHRALLQSYLTTGFQATSFGQAVQEINRMIAAKLEPLGEEEEETRADLNPCRRQPSGCTIFLGFTSNLISSGIRETIRYLVQHNMVDVLVTTAGGVEEDLIKCLAPTYVGEFSLRGKELRQSGINRIGNLLVPNDNYCKFEDWLMPILDQMVAEQNVEGVKWTPSKMIARLGKEINNPESVYYWAQKNNIPVLSPALTDGSLGDMIFFHSYKNPGLVLDIVEDLRLINTQAIFAKKTGMIILGGGLVKHHIANANLMRNGADYAVYVNTAQEFDGSDSGARPDEAVSWGKIRMDAKPVKVYADASLVFPLLVAETFAQKASAFASEKQHD